The genomic interval AAGTGGACGAAGTACAAAGATTTTGGGAGATTGAAGACATCTCGGAATCATCCAATTTATCTGCAGAAGATCTACAATGCATTGAGTATTACAAGAAAACCACAAGAAGGCATGATAATGGCATGTATGAAGTAAGATTGCCTTTTCAAGAAAACTTTGAGGTACAGTTGGgattgtctaaaaataaagcaatggcGCAATTTCAACAGTTGGAAAGGAAATTTCACAATAATGAAGAATtagcaaaacaatataaattatttattcaagaatataAAACGTTAGGACATATGATACCGGCGTCCGGTAACATGCAACCGGATTATTATTTACCGCACCATTGTGTATTGCGAAACGATTCCACTACGACAGCACTTCGCGTAGTTTTCAACGCTTCATCAAAAACAACAACAGGAACTAGCTTAAATGACGTCATGTTAAAAGGCCCAAATCTACAGCAAGATCTCCAATCTTTACTATTAAGGTGGAGACAATATCGCGTTGCTTTTACGGCAGATATCGAAAAAATGTTCCGTTTTATTTGGCTAAATGAACAGGAtcaaaaattccaaaaaatcATATGGAGGGATACTACTGACATGCGTCATCAGGTATACCAACTATGCACGGTTACATACGGCACCAAGGCCGCACCATTTTTAGCTATGATGACTTTAAAACAACTGGCTGAAGATGAGAGACAAAATTTCGACAGTGTTGCAATCAAGGCCTTGGAGCAGTCATTCTACATGGATGACGTCCTTCATGGGTCGCATTCTGTCGAGTTAGCAGTAAAACTAAAGCAAGATTTAATCACATTGCTAAAATCAGGGGGGTTTAATTTAAGAAAGTGGTCGTCCAACGTATCAGTCTTACAAGACGATGCAATCAGTGCGAATAGAGAGCAAGAAAATTTCGATTTTAAGGAAATGGAGACATCAAAAACATTGGGATTACGTTGGAATTCAAAACAagacttatttacatttcaatcaaaaatgGAACCATCAAACAAAACACCAACTAAAAGATCCATGTTATCAGACATATCAAAGTTGTTTGACCCTCTTGGTTGGCTGTCACCGTTATCAACAAAGCTAAAACTACTATTTCAGCAAGTTTGGATGTCAAGTAGTCAATGGGATGACAAGTTACCCGATCAAATTAGCAAAGAATGGCTAAACATTAAAGATGACATgcacaaaatcaatcaattcaaGTTGGAGCGTTGGCTGGGTACAGGAGAAAACAACACGCTAGAATTACATGGATTCTGCGATTCGTCTAATAAAGCCTACGCATGCGTTGTTTATTGCAAGACTGAAAACAACGGAGTAACAAAGATTTCTTTGGTGGCAGGAAAAGCAAGATTAGCTCcagtaaacaaatcaatatcaTTACCAAAATTAGAGTTGAGTGGTGctttattattgtcaaaattgttggctaaaattaaacaatgcttTATCAGTCATAATATCAAGATATATACTTGGACAGACTCAATGGTAGTCCTAGCCTGGTTACAAAAGAGCCAGGACGTTGGAAGCCTTTGTCGCCAACAGGGTGCGACAAATATCAAGCATAATACCGATAGATTGCTGGCGTTACGTCAAGTCAGCAGAAAATCCAGCGGACTGTGCAAGCCGCGGATTGAGTATCGATCAATTGGAAAATCATTCGCTGTGGTGGGAAGGACCGTCGTGGCTCCGAAAATACGACCCTGACCATGAAACTGAGCAAGCAGTGTTTACCACAGACGAAGAAGCACGAAAAGCCAAGAAACTTATTAATCACATATCGCAGCAAGAAAGCGATAATATTTTGGATGAATTATTAGTAAGATATAGTACACTCGCTAAACTAACAAGAGTTTTAGCATGGATATTAAGATTTATCAAGCAAGCGAGATACAAGAAAAATCGCATGCAAACTTATTTAACATTACATGAACTAAAAAATGctaagcataaaataatattacatgtacAGCAGAGAATTTGCTCAGgaagtacattatttaaaagaaaataagccgCTATCAGCAAAAAACAAGTTATTGCAATTAAATCCATTCCTTGACAACGAGGGACTTCTCAGAGTCAAAGGAAGACTAAGCAAGGCCAATATCAATCAAGACATGATGCATCCGATTATCATAGCTCACGAAGGACATttaacaaacttaattatagATCAAGCACATGAACTTACCTTCCATGGAGGAGCACGGGTGACATCAGCATTCATTCGCAAGAATTATTGGATCATAGGCGGTAATCGAGCCGTCAAAAAACGTATACGTACCTGCGTTACCTGTCGTAAACACAATCCAAGCAAGATGACACAGTTGATGGGTGATTTACCTACGCAGAGATGTAACATTGCAAAGCCTTTTGAACATACAGGCGTCGATTTTACCGGACACGTGCTCATAAAGGCCAACAAGGGCCGAGGAATTAAGACTACAAAGGGCTACGTAGTGGTATTTGTCTGTATGGCAACCAAGCTTGTTCATCTAGATTTAGTCTCGGACCTCACATCATCAGCATTCCTAGCTGCATTGCGACGAATGGCTGGAAGAAAAGGCTCGCCGAAACACTTGTATAGCGACAATGGTACAAACTTTGTTGGTGCTaacaaaattttacaggaagaattggaacaaatacaaaaaacatttgatCAAGATTTCATCAAAGAAATTACTAGCCTGGAGATTGAATGGCATTTTAACGCACCCTCATGGCCCACAGCAGGAGGGCTGTGGGAGGCTGcagttaaaagtttaaaatatcatttaagaaGAGTCGTTGGAGAGCAAAAGCtcacttttgaagagttcagcACAGTTCTGGCCCAGTTAGAAGCAGTACTTAACTCAAGGCCATTGTGTCCTCTTACTGAAGACCCCAACGATCTAGATTTCCTCTCTCCGTCAAGCTTTATCAATCTAAATCAAGATATGACTATATTAGAAACAGAAACTGATATGCGGACAAGATGGCATTTAACTCAAAAAATAGTACAAGATATTTGGAAACGTTGGCATGCAGAATATCTCACACAGCTGTCAGCAAGAAGCAAGTGGAGACATTCTCAACCAGACATTCAACTAAATGACATCGTCACAATTAACGATGCAAACTTACCTCCTGGGAAATGGGCAGTTGGTCGAGTCGTCCAGCTGCATCCCGGGGCCGATGGCCACATCAGGGTGGTCACATTGAAAACAAAGAATGGGCTGATCAAGAGGCCTATTATCAAACTGTCTATTCTCCCTGTGAACGATAGAATCAACAAACAAGAGTTGCGTTCCAAGGAAGTAAAGGATGGCAAGCCATATCAAATCAAAAGAGTAAACTACAGCTTTTTTTCGCTGGTAATGTTACTCTTGTCTTTCATGAGCATTTTGACCACAGCATACGGTTCATACAATGTAACACAATTAAAAGACAATCAAGGTTTTTATTTGGACAAAATTGCAAACATGCAACTAATCAGAGATGAATGGAAGATAGTCACATACTATGACATGAATTCACTTTGGCAAGGTACCGAAGCATGCAGTAAATACCTCGGCTACTTAGAACAGCTATGCAATAAGTTTAAAGAAACATCACATTGTGACGTAATTCAAGTTCAACTAAAGCATGAATTCTCAGAACTCGAGTACTATAACCACCTGCTGCTGAGTCAGCATACCGGCACGCGCCGCGCACGAGACCTGCGCCGCCGCAAGCGAGGCCTTATCAACGGTGTAGGGTATCTTGCAAACAATTTATTCGGTGTACTTGATGAGAGATTCGCAGAACAATATAAACAAGATATTCAATCCATACGTGACAATGAAGATCATTTAATCTCGCtgttgaaacaacaaacaacggTAATTGAAGCAGAATAcaacattttgaaaagaaacGGGCAAGCAATTAATAAGCAACACAAGATGCTTAATACATTATCAATCAAGCTAGATAGAATagaaaacgttttattgaaCGAATCAGAGAGAAATCGAATCATGAACGATTTCAGTACGGGAGCAATCGCTACAAGCAATGTTCTCAGACAGCTAAAAACAATCCAAACAAGTTTATTAGATACCGTAACAGATGTTTACCACGGAAGActcaatattcatttattgtcaCCAGAACAACTGAAGAACACGCTGAATACAATATCGAGTCATCTTTCAAAGGATCTTACGTTACCGAtcaataacttacaaatcaactttaaaacatttatcatttattgacAGTCAAAGCAAGAATGACTGAAGAGTTTTTAATCTTCGAATTGAAAGTACCTCTGGTGTCTAGAGATACATTTTCCATCATGAAAATTATCCCAATACCTCAATCTGTAGGTAATTCAAGGATGGCTACATTAACTCCGATTGCTGAACATGTTGCAATCAATTTAAAGAAGGACTCGTATTTACCAATGTCCATATCCGACGTTCAGGTATGTCTAAGTGACAATGTGGACAATTATCTATGTCATATAGAGAAGCCAATTTATCATCTcaagaataatgaaaaattttgtGAACTAGAACCAGACTCAAGCAAATGCAAGATCAGCATTACGACTTGTTCGAACCAATGGACAGCTcttagcaaaataaacaattacgcATTTTTCTGCTGTAGTCAGTGTGAAATAAGAGTTCTATGCGGCGATAATGTGTCGCCGGGGCAGATAATAAAAGCAGGCATATTGGGAGTCGAACACGACTGTctaattaaaactgaaagttttacCGTTTACTCACGCAATGAAGCTTTTAGCACTTTAAACATAAAACCATCGTTAAAGCTACCTGAGATAGAACCAATTAATCATATCATAAACGCAGGCATCTCGACACCACtgatacaaaacaatacactaCTCTCGAGTAACGAGGAGTTCGACGAAATCAAGAAACAACTCCGCATACTTAAAGCAAGTGAAAAGTTACCAAATCAACTTTCCTATCACGATATCCATCACTACACAGCATTTTATGTGATGATCGGAGTTGTGTTGGTGGTTGGAGCAGGCTTCATGGTACGGCGTCGGCTGCACAACAGGCGGACCGCTTCTCTCGAGGTGGCAAGGGCCGCATTGGCAAGTCTACAGGCAACGCAACACGTGACCCCGGCACGGGCAGAGGCTGGGGCCTCTCTGTCATCATCCACTGTGGAATATAGTGCTAGTGCGCGTAATCAGTGTGAAATTCCGTGTGTGTCAGATTACAGAGAAATTCCAAAGGTGCATAAGTTAGACAAGTGTACAGTGCCTATATCACGTAAAACGGAGTTCAAGTAGAGACTCTAAGCATTAAATAAGGACCAATTGGAATCACCTTGTTAATCATCAAGTATAAGGACCAATTGGCATCACCTTGTTACTCATCTTATCATGTTCATCTCATACTCATCTTCCCGCTCGGGAGCATGTACGGTGCAACCGCACATTCCGCACATCAGCATTTTAcgccacttacattttaattcataatatatgttCAGTTCGCGTTGAGCTACCAAGTTGGTCAAGCGTTCTCGTTACAGCCAACAAGGGCTGCGTCACTCATTTCATTCACTCATAGTCCATTAAGCTCATCTTTACCTTTAGTACGTTTCGGTTAATACAGTAGTGTTCAGTACTTAACAATCTTTTATTCCTTTCCACCATCATCTAAAGTATTGTAGGGTCCAGCAAGGGATCATACAGTATGTTAGTACTAAATGTAACGCTTGAAAATACCTTTCAAATGATGTATGATTCATTACTAGAGGGGGAGTAGACCAACATTCGAACAtttcgcccattgtcctttcgaTGACAATGCACTATATCTAAATACAATATGGCGAATTAGTtattttgacgtgacaacgtcttataaattggtttgccgggtgacacttcaagaaactgcgttacgctccgctcacgttatgcgctcacaatgagagcgagtgagaggcacgcgtcccttccactcgggcATGGTTAGTCCGCCTAAAAGCGAGAGAGACAGACATAAAAAGTGAAAGGCACACGATCCTTCTTCCTACTATACGAATGAATATtcacatcaaaattattttaccactcaaagtcgttgtcacgtaaaactttcgcccgtataccgactttgcaggcaaccaatttttttaatgcacatttataatataggtatgaaATCAAATGAAATCGCTTATTAAAAGttacttgaaaaataattcGACGTTATTCTAAAGCCAATATGGCGGATCATTCTAGATAGAGGattagtaattattttgattgcaTTTCTGCAATATGAGTATGAAATGAAAGGGCTCATTAATAGAAAATTGATTTGTACTGGTAAAATTTTTTGAGATGAGCGTTGTCAACAGTGGTATGGAACCAGACTAGGAGAGGAAAAATCTCTAAAATCTAACTAAACGAAAAAATGCGAAACTCTAACTATGCCAAAAGCAATTATGCGAAATAAAATTCTGCTATCTTAAAAGTATGTAACTGTAAAGGGCTTATAAATATTCGGTGAAACAATAGttatgctaaatattttttatgcctgAAAATCATTCGCTTGTGTGCGTGTGTCGCAGCGCGGAGTGCGCGGGCTGCTCGTGGGCGCGCGACGCGTTCTCGCTGCAGGAGTGGcgcgcggcgcgcggcgcggtgcgcgAGTGGCGCGAGCACCGGCCCGAGCCCGgcgcgccgccgctgctgctgctggcgcCGGCCGCCGAGGCCGAGCTGCGCCTGAGCttcgcgcccgccgcgcccgccgcgctgcGCGCGCAGCTGTTCCTGCGCAACAACCTCACGGTGCTGGAGACCGTGCTGCTGGCGGGCCAGGGCGCCTACCCCAGCTTCGAGCTGGGCGGCCGCCGCCCCGGCGCCGACGCGCCGCTGCTCTTTGAGGTCAGCCTAGTGCATTATTACGCTttgcttttttaaaatatactcaTGTTACGTTGAAATTACTCTCTtactaaaaatatgtacaacataattttttgtttatgcGAAACCTGATACACCTAtctagtatttttatgtaaagaatCTATGTACGAAATTTCAAAACCGTATCATGAAGTCACAAAGTTATAAGCTTGTAAAGTTACGGGACTGTccgtaaaaatacataatcacaACAAAACGCACACATGCCGCGCAACGCGATAGCACTGCGCTCGCGCCCGCTATGAACTCGCCGTGACCGCCGTTGTGCGAGAATAAATGCCTATTTGTGGTATCCAACATTCAAAGCTGTTTAGATAATTCtgggaaaaaatataacatggtGTAAAAACTATTGCAATCGATTCAGTTActgattctgaacaaactataTTCAGGTTtggcacaaacaaaaaataatgttgtatatgtcggaggcgtcatcaggatggcactatcgtccgacatcagttagggtaatcaagcaaagagataactcaaagaaactcaaacaaactaaaaactcaaacgtttattcaaattagtcagaacaaaagacagcccccaaaacgcccgcccttcgccacttcctatgtgttttggctggggagaagaagtggcggaacaaactccccagcaacacatgtctgtctgttaggttagaagaaccattacaaaacaaaaatcataaGACACTACAATTAGTTTaggtactacaacgctaggcaataacactaggtacaccacacgtaacgaaaggcagtaacgAACTccacgaagactcgacgaagcctcgaccaagactgagctccgcggacgccacgctgaccgccaccactctgccaagcgcgccaaaatgttgtttcaccggaaacgccaccagatggcgcgcttgcgtgacgtttagtgtccgtactaatgacagtctccgacatatatatattttatattttagaaatatatacTTACGGAAGGAGGAATTCtaataaaaacgtttttggTTAAGTTTACGTGacaaatttcaaaatattgatttatttaagtgGATTGGGGCCTAGATGATTTAGTACGAGTAATGGTTGAAAAAATTCTCCGAGACGcccaattttataattatcggcacggataatcaGCTCTcagcggaagagtggggatcgctttgcgcaccgtatACTTATGGCAAGAAAAAACACACACccttgtattatttatttgtcccctatgttttagtatttatttgtttgttatgtttgtatgttttagtatttatttgttccCTATGTAATTTCATACTGGttcaataatttaaagaaagtttttatattgatttatttaattcagaAATGAAAATTGGGATGGAATTAGGTAATCAAAAGTgtttctaatttaaaatataggtaaaatttTCTAGTTTGACAAATAAAAAGCTACTACGCACCTTGGTACTTTTCTTGTAAACATTTTTGACCTCGAATTTATtctttaatgaaatgaaaaatattatcacTACACAtagtataaaagaaagtcgctttttctgtcttTATAACCCTTTGTACtattaaatcttcaaaactatcaCCGCTTTACCGCCGCCCCCGTgctcacttcataccaccaaagggacccaataaatcacttctgcgcagttgaaggtcagggctcaatatcattgccgatgattataaccCCGAACGATAAAGAGATGTTATAAGTTTTACCTGTTTGTGGCATCACAGCCCTCGAACGGATGAAGCGATTtcaatttagtattttttgatTAACATATACGATTAGCCggcaacaaaataataaacggtttaaatacattactaaataatatgttcaataaaaaattgaaaaggaAGTTAAGTGAAGTTTAATATTTCTCTAAGTATGGTAAAGAATAAGATCAATTGATAATTTTGCTGATTGTCAACACACGTCTCCCGACCACTGTGAGAGACGATACAATGTCGAGCGATGCTCACAGGTGAGCGAGTGCGGCGGCACCGTGCGACGCACCATCGTGGCGCGCAACACCGGCCCCGTGCGCCTGCGCCTGCGCGACTGGCGCGTGGCCGGCCAGCCCTGCCAGGCGCGCGGCTTCCGCCTCGCGccctgcgcgccgctcgcgctcgCGCCCAACCAGTCGCGCGCGCTCACGCTCGCCTTCCGCGCCGACTGGACGCTCGCGCGCGTGGCCGCCACGCTGTCCGCGCGCACCGACACCGCGCGCGCCGCCTTCACGctgcgcgccgccgcgcccgccgcgcctgCTGCCGCCGCTGCCGCGCAGGCGCTGCGCCGCCCTGAGcgcccgcgctcgccgccgccgctgctcgcctcgccgcgctcgcgctcgtGCTGGCGACGCCGCGCTGGACGCCGAGCGCGAGCTGCGCCACGCGCGctgccgccgcccgcgcgcgcTGCTCGACCTGCGCGCGCTCGCCCGCcctgcgccgccgccgccgccgccgcgttgcccgcgcgccgccgccgccctgaCCTGCCGCCGCCGACCCGCGCGCCGAGCGCTTCGAGCGCTGGCGCGCCGAGGTGCTGCGCCGCGCCGACCCCGGCGAGCCcgagcccgcgccgcccgcgcccgccgccgtaGCGCCGCCCGGCGACCCGCCCGCGAGCCCGGACTGCTTCGACGCAGACCCCGACGCCGAAGACCGCCCGCAAGCCAGCGGCGACGAGGACGCCGCCTCTACGGGCTCGGGCTCGGCGTCCGCATCCTCGTCTTCGCCGACCGTAGACGACCGCGACGACGCTGACGACGGCGACGAACCGGAGAGAGAACCCGAGCAAGAAGGACCACCGCTCAGCGCCGGGGAAGATTCTCCACCCGTGACCGGCCGCCGCGGCGAGAACAATCGCGCCGGTGCCGAGCCAGCGCTTCGCGCGCGGGGCCGGCGCGAGGGCGCGGAGACGCCGCGCCGCCTGTCGCGCTCgcgcacggcggacgcggaggcgcggcgcgcgcgcggccggcgcgcgcgGCGCGACAAGCCCGCCAAGCGCCGCGCCTCGCGCCGGCGGCGTCGCGGCGCGGGCGTCGCCGGCGCGCGTGGGGCCGGCGCCGGCAGTACGCTGGGGCGCGTCGTGGAGCTCGGTGGTGGCGCGGGCGCCGGGCGCGGCGCTGGCGCCCATCGGCTCGGacgtgcggcgccgcgcggagCCAGAGCGGGCGCTGAGCGGCGCGGGCGACCACTCGCTGTTCTACTTCAACGGCGACGCGTCGCACGCGTGCCGCGACTCGGACTTCTCGtggcgcccgccgccgccgcccgaccGCCCCGCCTTCACGCCCGCCAGAGACTTCCTCGGTGAGTCACGTCAACATATTGTCTCATTTTTTAAACGAGCACATGCATTCCCAAATTTACTGATGAAAATATATACGTCAACTAAAAAACATCATTATAAACCCAACATGGCGGATATCCAAGACGACGGATTGGCTATTTCAAATCCGCTCCCATGATATGGGTATTAAATGAAGGGGTTTGCTGAATGGGATACGAAAAAAGACACGTGACCGAAATCCAATATGGCGACCGTCCCAAGATGGCGGATTGGTTATTCGAAATGCAGGCTGCATATCAAAtgatttaggtatataaaaagcaTCTTTACTctttctggggcccgattctcctaagttaataatgtcaaagtctaatagaaatcgaatcgcaatatgatcgtaatagcagttttaaccatatcgggcattctgctactaataaaagaccaatcgtattcgattgacatttgattggtttgcgattggtctgctattttggtgattacggtagtttgctctacaatcataatgcaatagttaatcattttcagacaaaatgattcattattgaatgacagaaaaggataaaaacgtttatttcaaagaaaaaatagcggaatgccacttacgtttcaatcgtaatcgagtcgggattggatcgcagtcgaacgtaaatcgaatgtttttaagtaaaattaggagaatcgtgccCCTGGGCAAAGCGCTCGACGCTTTCTTACTGGTTTATCTattgtatctaaatatataaaactcaaaggtgactgactgactgacatagtgatctatcaacgcacagctgaaaccactggacggatcgagctgaaatttggcatgcaggtagatgttatgacgtaggcatccgctaagaaaggattttgatcaattctacccccaaggggataaaataggggatgaaagtttgtatgaaactttgtcaattttaaaccgatcggactgagactttgcatgcataaagctactatggcgtaggcaacccttaagaaaggattttgataaattccatccctaaggggataaaataggggatgaaagtttgtatacatcttcttagattttatgaagaagtcctgatgacgaatcagaattttatgatgacgttcgcttaaatacgattttgattaattcaacccccattcaacccccacgggtgataaaataatggaacgaacaaaataatgtttagttctaaatgttgagaagttctgcctaccgctattagatggcgctgtgcattttatggaaggagaaaacataataacgaccccaaataaaattgggataagggcagggggatgatgatgatgataaatggccAGACATGCATATACcggataaatagtattttgacaattctatattgcccacgcagacgaagtcgcgggcaacagcttgTTTAGATATATATGTTTTGCCTTGTGAAATGGCGGAGGTTGAAAATGAACAAGTTTATGTAATGTACTGTTTGCCGCCAGCCCCGGGCGAGGAGCGCGCAGCGGACGGCGGCGGGCTGCGCTCGCTGGGCTCGGTGTGGGGCTCGGCGCTGGAGCCgcggccggcggcggcggcgtggctGTGGGGCGGCTACGCCGAGCCGGCGCCGGCGCTGGCGGGCGTGCGGCCGCCGCCCGGCTTCGGCGCGCCGCGGCCCGTGCGGCCCTACGACCCCTTCCGCTCGCTGGCGTCCATCTGGGCGCCCGGCGCCCTCGACTGGCGCCCCGAGCCCGAGCCCGAGCCCGAACACTAGTCATCGCCGCACTTCCCTACGACATTGTCTGTTCAAGACTGAATTAAACTTACACTATCTCAAATGAATGATGAACactaatttgtttctttttttttaatcctccTAAAGTTGCTGAGCTACTTCTGTCAACTTGAGTGTTTGGTCACTTTGAAACTGTTTGTGGACTGTATGTAGTGCGACTTTTAGATTTGATTGTACCTAATGACTAGATGGCAGATCCGATAACCATAGCACTATATGAATAGCTTGGGTGGGGCagattattgttttaagaaataaaagacaatactggtattaaagttttataatagttttaaacCTATACAACACAGAACATTTAAAACAATGCTCTTATTTCGCCACTTTCAATCTGTTAGCTAGTGACTAATAGAACAATCCTGCGGAAGCCACTAACTATATAGTTTTCTTTCTCTTCCTAGAATAGCTGAGCAGAATATATAAATAGTCAAATAGTGAACTTTACAGCTGGTAACAACTCTTGAAAGATCCAATAGTTTGACAGACACGGCAAGTGAGTGTCCTAGTATCTGTACTTGGTGGAGTAGTCCTTGGGCGAGACGACGAGACCGCGGCCCTTGCGCGCGCCGCGGTACACCGTCTCGATGATGTCGATCATCTCCTGCTTGTCCTCCAGCGGCCAGTTGATCTTGTTGTTGTTGCCCGTGCCCAGGTCGATCATGATGTGCTTGTTGCGGAAGAAGAACATCACCGTGCACGGGTCATACAGCTCGTACCTGCACAGCGAAACATGTACCAAATCACCAAACTATACTCCCAATGAGTTACACACTTAACTAATCATTAACAATCTTGAAATgacttataatttttaaactaatagaatgtgtgtgtgaattattaatatgtatttctgtaaaaataaagtcctatcaagattgtttaccaTTACTTAAGAGCCTATTCAAACTCTTCAAAActgtattgtaaaatattttagtttatctTATATCTTAACTGATTAAAGCAGAACTTTGGAGTAGGGTTGGTTCCATCTAATATGGCTGAAAATTCACATTCATTAAATTCagatacatattataaataagaTGTACAAGAGTTTACACAGCAGGGGAATACATTGATTTCATTAACTTTCTAATTTAACttgcattgaaataaaaagctttgactTTGAGTATATGAAGTAGGTACACAAGGGGCTATGCTTGAAGAggacataatatgtataagtagtGCATAGGGAAGTATGTAGGAAATTAATTagactggtacttagctgcatctggttaggtAGGAACATATTTgggaaggctaggcagatgataagtTCAGAATGGTAATATTTAAGTAAGGATGTATATGATCCTTCTACAGAGACAGTGATATAATCAACATGAAAGGCATaggtatttacattttattgaaatctggAACCTCCGTGATGTCCACCAGGTAGATGACTGCAAAATTCTTTACTTTCTCTGCAATACTGTAGAGCACTTCGTCCATCTTCATGCAGGTTGGATCCCAATCGTGCCCGAATCTGATCACCTGGAACACACACCATGTCATGTCATTATAACTACTTCCTACTACTGCATTGTAACAGCCTTCAGGcaccaaacaaaacaacatgTTTAAAG from Helicoverpa armigera isolate CAAS_96S chromosome 19, ASM3070526v1, whole genome shotgun sequence carries:
- the LOC110375160 gene encoding thioredoxin-like protein 4A, producing the protein MSYMLGHLHNGWQVDQAILSEEDRVVVIRFGHDWDPTCMKMDEVLYSIAEKVKNFAVIYLVDITEVPDFNKMYELYDPCTVMFFFRNKHIMIDLGTGNNNKINWPLEDKQEMIDIIETVYRGARKGRGLVVSPKDYSTKYRY